Within the Numenius arquata unplaced genomic scaffold, bNumArq3.hap1.1 HAP1_SCAFFOLD_49, whole genome shotgun sequence genome, the region cacagggctccctcctgatccgcatcccctcagagccaggcgagtctccactcccccggggggcacaggagaggtgagagagggcaagtgagagaaatctccttgggatggtgggggctgttcctggcatcacacacagcaatgtcagggctctgacagggctgttcagagaaacgagtccttccctggcacaggcagaggccctgcagcagactccctggcctccggtggccacccccagaggctgcagcccctcggccctgcgggctgtctcctgctctgcacctctctgagatgccccacggctgaggaatggacgcagggacctcggtccaaggaagcccatccctgtgctgcatccagcggctttcccaggggatgttactggcagggtgtgtgacaattatcctggggaagcttccttggggtgtccagcactcacaggaccagagaagaacctgctctgctggtccttcctgtctttcctaggatgcctggctgtgcaaggactctgttgtgtgcccatgccttgcacactcacacagttaagctctgcacttgtgttttcaactgtggggcactttcctgggaaaaggaaatgccaactttataaaaagaactatgacttcatgccctgccctgaggagtctctgatatgatggaggtgctgttagggagttcagctctggaagggaattgcccagtgcctgtcctgacctgtggtccagggctgccccacagcaggaggatgagctgccagagcactcgggctccatagcaaggcaagggctcagaaggcaagtgtgggtgtggaaagagaccaaattggaaaagaccaaggttggtgctcgctgacagagctgctgtgctcggactctttcccctccacctctgctcacaggcattgccctgcagctccggagaaagcctgagaggaaggattttgagcaacaggtcgctggatggttctatattttattttaaaacacagagagagcaggtcctcatttatacagtatgtagatttcacaaatttggaaaaatgcataattcgaaacagcaaaacaagttggtttttttggtacaaaacattatacaaagtaaagcaaaaaagaaaaaaacaacaaaagccaaacaaaggcctaaacacagaattaaaactaacataaactacagtacatgagcttgacatataatgagttacgttaacagtgatttgtagaagaagacagcttattgtttcagaaaatcatctggtcatcagtttccacactgcacctttgagctccttgttcctcatgctgtagatgagggggttcacagcagGAGGCACCACCAAGTACAGAAGAGCCACCACAAGGTCTAGAACaaggcaggagatggaggggggcttcaggtaggcaaaaaatgaagtgctgacaaagagggagaccacggccagttGAGGGATGCACATGGAAAAgtctttgtgccgtccctgctcagaggggatcctcagcacggccctgaagatctgtacataggacaccacaatgaaaacaaaacagccaaagcctgaacaggcactgaccacaagaagcccaagttccctgaggtaggagtgtgagcaggagagcttgaggatctggggcatttcacagaagaactggtccaggacattgccctggcagaggggtagggaaaatgtattggccgtgtgcaggagagcattgagaaacccactgccccaggcagctgctgccatgtggacacaagctctgctgcccaggagggtcccgtagtgcaggggttggcagatggcaatgtagcggtcgtaggacatgacagtgagaagacaatactctgctgtgataaaaagagaaagaagaagagctgcGCAGCACATCCTGAGTAGGAGATGGTCCtagtgtcaaacagggaattggccatggctttggggacaggggtggagatggagcccaggtcaagaacggagaggttgaggaggaagaagtacatgggggtgtggaggcggtggtcacaggcgatggcggtgatgatgagtgcgtttcccaggagggcagccaggtagatgcccaggaagagcccgaagtgcaagagctgcagctcccgtgtgtctgcgaatgccaggaggaggaactgggtgatggagctgctgttggacatttgctgcctctgggcatggagacccctgcaaggaggaaaagtcattgacaagttatgggagacttttagcagcaaaaccaaagccttttcctacagacccttccctgctacacgccttaccccctgtattccttttctaggagagcttccctcagctccatggctgaagctctgctatcgtgctggttgaacgtgccatgaggagctgggcctctgcccactggtgccgaggagtcagccctgctctgcagcagagagttcacgggaacgctggaagcaggggccagtcctggtgtttgactttgtcagataaaaccatgcccaatgcacaagggtgtgccagtacctgcactccctcttcgaaggagtgagggaggcagaggccaactgagagcttttttgaaaaaaaaattccctccgtcccattgtgggatgtcagaaaccctcagtattcctgctgcactcagggagagcagagtgaatcctgcaaggcaagaggattgcctgtggcttagtacagagcgaggggagctgggctgtccctcagcccctgacacactgggcttgcgcctttctgagatggagggcgatcacacgccctcaatgtttccctgagaagtcagcagaacctgctgagagcagagggatccactgcagacaactaaatgtctcgccctttctcaacgtctcagcaaccacttccagcccaggacacacagggctcatttcaccaacccaacagcatttccttggtcatagcgtctctgcgcttctccatggggctttcaggtaacacaaagatgctatgggacagatttgcatcctggagggcagctcacagcttggaaggacacctcaaggagatacatcagttttttcacgatgttatctcacgaagggaaaaccagctgattccccagccccacaggctgcattgtccacagccgcacaggcgagaggaaagctgggacccttgttcccatg harbors:
- the LOC141478469 gene encoding olfactory receptor 14J1-like, which gives rise to MSYDRYIAICQPLHYGTLLGSRACVHMAAAAWGSGFLNALLHTANTFSLPLCQGNVLDQFFCEMPQILKLSCSHSYLRELGLLVVSACSGFGCFVFIVVSYVQIFRAVLRIPSEQGRHKDFSMCIPQLAVVSLFVSTSFFAYLKPPSISCLVLDLVVALLYLVVPPAVNPLIYSMRNKELKGAVWKLMTR